One genomic region from Syngnathus typhle isolate RoL2023-S1 ecotype Sweden linkage group LG17, RoL_Styp_1.0, whole genome shotgun sequence encodes:
- the cnpy4 gene encoding protein canopy 4, protein MAIKHHHGDVYSSKKKKSARIFAHAQFRLRCRCGSGRNSPVHQGMPTTTMKFVTVAAFYLLFSDAFILADDDTRLPSKCEVCKLLTVELQEALRGSGRSKEVLEVGEVLDTGKRRKSIKYNTSETRLMEAIDNICERILHYSVHAERPGSLRYSKGSSQTMSTLKNLVHKGVKVELGLPYELWDEPSVEVTDMKKQCENMLERYEEVVEVWYFHHQDQKLEDYLCERHVLGAGERECLKEVWKGDVATSGGVETRLADEL, encoded by the exons ATGGCGATAAAGCACCATCACGGTGACGTTTACAGTAGCAAGAAGAAGAAATCTGCTCGAATCTTTGCGCATGCGCAATTCCGCCTTCGGTGCCGATGTGGCTCTGGGAGAAATAGTCCAGTCCACCAGGGGATGCCAACAACGACGATGAAATTTGTCACTGTTGCAGcgttttatttgcttttttccGACGCTTTTATTCTGGCAGACGACGACACCAGACTACCTAGCAAATGTGAAG TGTGTAAACTGCTTACCGTGGAGCTCCAGGAAGCCCTGCGGGGAAGCGGCCGCTCCAAGGAAGTGCTGGAGGTGGGAGAAGTGCTGGACACTGgcaagagaagaaaaagcatCAAGTACAACACCTC GGAGACCCGTCTGATGGAGGCCATCGACAACATATGTGAGCGCATCCTCCATTATAGCGTTCACGCAGAGCGGCCGGGCAGCCTACGCTACTCAAAG GGTTCCAGCCAGACCATGAGCACACTGAAGAACCTGGTCCACAAAGGTGTGAAAGTTGAATTGGGCCTGCCGTACGAGCTGTGGGACGAGCCCTCCGTGGAGGTGACGGATATGAAGAAACAG TGCGAGAACATGTTGGAGCGGTACGAGGAAGTGGTGGAGGTGTGGTACTTCCACCATCAAGACCAGAAACTGGAGGACTACCTGTGCGAGAGGCATGTCCTCGGAGCAGGCGAAAGAG AATGTCTCAAGGAGGTGTGGAAGGGAGATGTGGCAACCAGCGGAGGCGTAGAGACAAGACTTGCTGACGAACTTTGA
- the LOC133170919 gene encoding calpain-5-like isoform X2 yields MTERVSDFQEQSFHKLRRACLRRGALFKDPEFPAAAQALFYKRAPPPGLTWKRPREICKDPRLFVDGISTRDLHQGSLGNCWMVAAISCLASEPTLWKKVIPDHMHQEWNPKRPDLYAGIFHFRFWRFGRWLDVVVDDRLPVSSDGVLLFCRSATPREFWSALLEKAYAKLNGCYEALEGGNTAEALIDFTGGVSEPLSLKRETLSLHADQRKSLFQTLAKAHEHKALVTCSIRPSEGETVESVMDCGLVRGHAYGVTAVRKVWKGSGTSRLFLVRMRNPWGTTDWTGAWSQRSQQWQQMSRAEREKMGLVVRDVGEFWMDFEDFCGYFTDVVVCRLVERSFLWPSSHWREVRCYGEWAPAPSCPSRPPSAVCVLSRRKEDPVEEGRNGDGEEEENGSREAQMDKRSRCGGCINHKNTFLHNPQFMFEIRGHEEEVLMCLQQEDQRVRRKDGGGDNLPIGFEVLKHLDLL; encoded by the exons ATGACAGAGAGAGTGAGTGACTTCCAAGAGCAGAGCTTCCACAAGCTCCGGCGGGCGTGCCTCCGACGCGGCGCCCTGTTCAAGGACCCCGAGTTCCCCGCCGCCGCCCAGGCGCTTTTCTACAAAAGGGCGCCGCCGCCAGGCCTGACCTGGAAGAGGCCGCGG GAGATCTGCAAGGACCCGCGTCTGTTCGTTGACGGCATCAGCACGCGTGATCTGCACCAAGGAAGTTTGGGGAACTGCTGGATGGTGGCCGCCATTTCCTGTCTGGCGTCCGAGCCCACCTTGTGGAAAAAA GTCATCCCCGACCACATGCACCAAGAATGGAACCCCAAGCGTCCAGATTTGTACGCAGGGATCTTCCATTTTCGCTTCTGGCGCTTCGGTCGCTGGTTGGACGTGGTGGTGGACGACCGCCTGCCAGTCAGCAGCGACGGGGTTCTGCTCTTCTGTCGCTCGGCCACGCCCAGAGAGTTTTGGAGCGCCCTGCTGGAGAAGGCCTATGCCAA GCTAAATGGATGCTACGAGGCCTTGGAGGGAGGAAACACGGCCGAGGCTCTGATCGACTTCACCGGGGGGGTTTCGGAGCCTCTCAGCCTGAAACGCGAGACCCTCAGCCTGCACGCCGACCAAAGGAAGTCTCTCTTTCAGACGCTGGCCAAGGCCCACGAACACAAAGCCCTCGTCACATGCTCCATTCGG CCGTCTGAAGGCGAGACGGTGGAGTCAGTGATGGACTGCGGGCTGGTGAGGGGACACGCTTACGGGGTGACGGCGGTGAGGAAGGTGTGGAAGGGAAGCGGAACATCTAGACTGTTCTTGGTGCGCATGCGGAACCCGTGGGGCACTACCGACTGGACGGGCGCTTGGAGTCAGCG GTCACAGCAATGGCAGCAGATGAGCCgtgcagagagagagaagatGGGACTTGTCGTTCGGGATGTTGGCGAGTTCTG GATGGACTTTGAGGACTTTTGTGGCTACTTCACGGACGTGGTGGTGTGCCGCCTGGTGGAGAGGTCTTTCCTGTGGCCCAGCTCCCACTGGAGGGAGGTGCGCTGCTACGGAGAGTGGGCCCCGGCGCCATCATGCCCCAGTAGGCCTCCGTCGGCCGTTTGCGTGCTGAGCCGGAGGAAGGAGGATCCGGTTGAGGAAGGAAGAAATGGAGacggtgaggaggaggagaacggAAGCCGGGAGGCGCAGATGGATAAGAGGAGCCGATGCGGAGGATGTATCAACCATAAGAACACTTTCCTGCATAATCCACAA TTTATGTTTGAGATCCGAGGCCACGAGGAGGAGGTGCTCATGTGTCTGCAGCAGGAGGACCAGAGGGTACGAAGGAAGGACGGCGGAGGAGACAACCTACCCATCGGTTTTGAGGTGCTCAAG
- the LOC133170919 gene encoding calpain-5-like isoform X3, which yields MVAAISCLASEPTLWKKVIPDHMHQEWNPKRPDLYAGIFHFRFWRFGRWLDVVVDDRLPVSSDGVLLFCRSATPREFWSALLEKAYAKLNGCYEALEGGNTAEALIDFTGGVSEPLSLKRETLSLHADQRKSLFQTLAKAHEHKALVTCSIRPSEGETVESVMDCGLVRGHAYGVTAVRKVWKGSGTSRLFLVRMRNPWGTTDWTGAWSQRSQQWQQMSRAEREKMGLVVRDVGEFWMDFEDFCGYFTDVVVCRLVERSFLWPSSHWREVRCYGEWAPAPSCPSRPPSAVCVLSRRKEDPVEEGRNGDGEEEENGSREAQMDKRSRCGGCINHKNTFLHNPQFMFEIRGHEEEVLMCLQQEDQRVRRKDGGGDNLPIGFEVLKVMGPGKSNTACSHRRTGDDSTL from the exons ATGGTGGCCGCCATTTCCTGTCTGGCGTCCGAGCCCACCTTGTGGAAAAAA GTCATCCCCGACCACATGCACCAAGAATGGAACCCCAAGCGTCCAGATTTGTACGCAGGGATCTTCCATTTTCGCTTCTGGCGCTTCGGTCGCTGGTTGGACGTGGTGGTGGACGACCGCCTGCCAGTCAGCAGCGACGGGGTTCTGCTCTTCTGTCGCTCGGCCACGCCCAGAGAGTTTTGGAGCGCCCTGCTGGAGAAGGCCTATGCCAA GCTAAATGGATGCTACGAGGCCTTGGAGGGAGGAAACACGGCCGAGGCTCTGATCGACTTCACCGGGGGGGTTTCGGAGCCTCTCAGCCTGAAACGCGAGACCCTCAGCCTGCACGCCGACCAAAGGAAGTCTCTCTTTCAGACGCTGGCCAAGGCCCACGAACACAAAGCCCTCGTCACATGCTCCATTCGG CCGTCTGAAGGCGAGACGGTGGAGTCAGTGATGGACTGCGGGCTGGTGAGGGGACACGCTTACGGGGTGACGGCGGTGAGGAAGGTGTGGAAGGGAAGCGGAACATCTAGACTGTTCTTGGTGCGCATGCGGAACCCGTGGGGCACTACCGACTGGACGGGCGCTTGGAGTCAGCG GTCACAGCAATGGCAGCAGATGAGCCgtgcagagagagagaagatGGGACTTGTCGTTCGGGATGTTGGCGAGTTCTG GATGGACTTTGAGGACTTTTGTGGCTACTTCACGGACGTGGTGGTGTGCCGCCTGGTGGAGAGGTCTTTCCTGTGGCCCAGCTCCCACTGGAGGGAGGTGCGCTGCTACGGAGAGTGGGCCCCGGCGCCATCATGCCCCAGTAGGCCTCCGTCGGCCGTTTGCGTGCTGAGCCGGAGGAAGGAGGATCCGGTTGAGGAAGGAAGAAATGGAGacggtgaggaggaggagaacggAAGCCGGGAGGCGCAGATGGATAAGAGGAGCCGATGCGGAGGATGTATCAACCATAAGAACACTTTCCTGCATAATCCACAA TTTATGTTTGAGATCCGAGGCCACGAGGAGGAGGTGCTCATGTGTCTGCAGCAGGAGGACCAGAGGGTACGAAGGAAGGACGGCGGAGGAGACAACCTACCCATCGGTTTTGAGGTGCTCAAG
- the LOC133170919 gene encoding calpain-5-like isoform X1 translates to MTERVSDFQEQSFHKLRRACLRRGALFKDPEFPAAAQALFYKRAPPPGLTWKRPREICKDPRLFVDGISTRDLHQGSLGNCWMVAAISCLASEPTLWKKVIPDHMHQEWNPKRPDLYAGIFHFRFWRFGRWLDVVVDDRLPVSSDGVLLFCRSATPREFWSALLEKAYAKLNGCYEALEGGNTAEALIDFTGGVSEPLSLKRETLSLHADQRKSLFQTLAKAHEHKALVTCSIRPSEGETVESVMDCGLVRGHAYGVTAVRKVWKGSGTSRLFLVRMRNPWGTTDWTGAWSQRSQQWQQMSRAEREKMGLVVRDVGEFWMDFEDFCGYFTDVVVCRLVERSFLWPSSHWREVRCYGEWAPAPSCPSRPPSAVCVLSRRKEDPVEEGRNGDGEEEENGSREAQMDKRSRCGGCINHKNTFLHNPQFMFEIRGHEEEVLMCLQQEDQRVRRKDGGGDNLPIGFEVLKVMGPGKSNTACSHRRTGDDSTL, encoded by the exons ATGACAGAGAGAGTGAGTGACTTCCAAGAGCAGAGCTTCCACAAGCTCCGGCGGGCGTGCCTCCGACGCGGCGCCCTGTTCAAGGACCCCGAGTTCCCCGCCGCCGCCCAGGCGCTTTTCTACAAAAGGGCGCCGCCGCCAGGCCTGACCTGGAAGAGGCCGCGG GAGATCTGCAAGGACCCGCGTCTGTTCGTTGACGGCATCAGCACGCGTGATCTGCACCAAGGAAGTTTGGGGAACTGCTGGATGGTGGCCGCCATTTCCTGTCTGGCGTCCGAGCCCACCTTGTGGAAAAAA GTCATCCCCGACCACATGCACCAAGAATGGAACCCCAAGCGTCCAGATTTGTACGCAGGGATCTTCCATTTTCGCTTCTGGCGCTTCGGTCGCTGGTTGGACGTGGTGGTGGACGACCGCCTGCCAGTCAGCAGCGACGGGGTTCTGCTCTTCTGTCGCTCGGCCACGCCCAGAGAGTTTTGGAGCGCCCTGCTGGAGAAGGCCTATGCCAA GCTAAATGGATGCTACGAGGCCTTGGAGGGAGGAAACACGGCCGAGGCTCTGATCGACTTCACCGGGGGGGTTTCGGAGCCTCTCAGCCTGAAACGCGAGACCCTCAGCCTGCACGCCGACCAAAGGAAGTCTCTCTTTCAGACGCTGGCCAAGGCCCACGAACACAAAGCCCTCGTCACATGCTCCATTCGG CCGTCTGAAGGCGAGACGGTGGAGTCAGTGATGGACTGCGGGCTGGTGAGGGGACACGCTTACGGGGTGACGGCGGTGAGGAAGGTGTGGAAGGGAAGCGGAACATCTAGACTGTTCTTGGTGCGCATGCGGAACCCGTGGGGCACTACCGACTGGACGGGCGCTTGGAGTCAGCG GTCACAGCAATGGCAGCAGATGAGCCgtgcagagagagagaagatGGGACTTGTCGTTCGGGATGTTGGCGAGTTCTG GATGGACTTTGAGGACTTTTGTGGCTACTTCACGGACGTGGTGGTGTGCCGCCTGGTGGAGAGGTCTTTCCTGTGGCCCAGCTCCCACTGGAGGGAGGTGCGCTGCTACGGAGAGTGGGCCCCGGCGCCATCATGCCCCAGTAGGCCTCCGTCGGCCGTTTGCGTGCTGAGCCGGAGGAAGGAGGATCCGGTTGAGGAAGGAAGAAATGGAGacggtgaggaggaggagaacggAAGCCGGGAGGCGCAGATGGATAAGAGGAGCCGATGCGGAGGATGTATCAACCATAAGAACACTTTCCTGCATAATCCACAA TTTATGTTTGAGATCCGAGGCCACGAGGAGGAGGTGCTCATGTGTCTGCAGCAGGAGGACCAGAGGGTACGAAGGAAGGACGGCGGAGGAGACAACCTACCCATCGGTTTTGAGGTGCTCAAG
- the ntn5 gene encoding netrin-1 codes for MMFRIFSLPPPTSPFLAFLLLYLLPRPLLFSSLSHVPLSWASPHDPCYHPDGRPRHCLSEFINAAYGVSVDARRSIRAFDGNVTALTDLHNPHNLTCWQAQGGQDSGDWVLTVPLGRRFEITYISLQFCYHGEPSDPISISIFKSMDYRHTWRAMQHYSSDCLGDFGLPSQTVAQTRHQETEPLCSDPRPLQRQRGGMVLAFSALDGRPSSPDFDYSPTLQDWVTATDIRVVFHQTSAGAKLSSGVKDDGRTEEGRVVDLLRWSSGDAGDPMGNVPSFNNRATTNSEMSTQKKAGKLRGRSHHKVGNNVTSKESGDTYSLEVAMKKDERARKLGRKKDGEEWLLCPNGDCNWTGRQRAAKGRELRKRRNNHPNIPQTSRNLQAALQAPPTVAPLPPLALSDLQVGGRCKCNGHASKCRRDDAGRAVCVCKHHTAGPDCDVCEDFYFDRPWHRATPTHPNPCVACECNGHSNKCRFSMEVFQQSGRRSGGVCLKCRHHTAGRHCQYCHNGYTRDQSKPLHHRKACQPCQCHPLGAVGHWCNNTSGQCLCRQGVTGLRCNRCAPGYKQGTSPLRPCVRIQEITPTPVFQPQYAIDEECVSHCQPSQGKVRMNLDTYCLKDYVLKVQVRGMERSGPWWQFSISVQVVFRTGSATRIRRGPQSLWVPDRDLTCGCPALHVGRTFLLIGADEGERDRAPDERRLVADRSTLALQWREHWSPKLRGFRGQDKKGRCADRPPNQDRNPSEPQTGYIPPHLLADTDNGSSSGEVSTLSPQHSHS; via the exons ATGATGTTCCGGAtcttctccctcccccctcccacctCTCCCTTCCTTGCTTTCCTCCTCCTTTAtcttcttcctcggcctctGCTCTTCTCCTCGCTGTCCCACGTCCCGCTGAGTTGGGCTTCGCCTCACGATCCCTGCTACCACCCGGACGGCCGTCCTCGCCACTGTCTGTCCGAGTTCATCAACGCCGCCTACGGGGTCTCAGTGGACGCCAGGCGCTCCATCCGAGCTTTCGACGGCAACGTCACCGCCTTGACGGATCTTCACAATCCTCACAACCTCACCTGCTGGCAGGCGCAAGGGGGTCAGGACAGCGGGGACTGGGTGCTCACCGTGCCCCTGGGTCGGCGCTTTGAAATCACCTACATAAGTCTGCAGTTCTGCTATCATGGAGAACCGTCCGACCCGATCTCAATCTCCATCTTCAAATCCATGGATTACAGACACACTTGGAGGGCGATGCAACATTACTCCAGCGATTGCCTCGGGGATTTTGGGCTCCCCTCCCAGACGGTGGCCCAGACCAGACACCAGGAAACGGAACCGCTGTGCTCCGATCCTCGGCCCTTGCAGAGGCAGCGGGGCGGTATGGTGCTGGCGTTCTCGGCCCTCGACGGCCGCCCGTCGTCTCCGGATTTTGACTACAGTCCCACTTTGCAAGACTGGGTGACCGCCACAGACATCCGTGTGGTCTTTCATCAAACATCCGCCGGCGCAAAGCTGAGCTCGGGAGTGAAGGACGATGGGAGGACTGAGGAGGGTCGAGTTGTCGATCTCCTGAGGTGGAGTTCGGGCGATGCCGGTGATCCGATGGGCAACGTGCCTTCCTTTAATAACAGGGCCACAACAAACTCTGAAATGAGCACGCAGAAGAAAGCAGGCAAGCTTCGAGGGAGAAGTCATCACAAGGTAGGAAACAACGTGACCAGTAAGGAAAGTGGGGACACCTACAGCTTGGAGGTCGCGATGAAAAAGGATGAGCGAGCTAGAAAGCTTGGTCGTAAGAAAGACGGCGAGGAGTGGCTCCTTTGTCCAAACGGTGACTGTAACTGGACCGGACGCCAAAGAGCGGCCAAGGGACGAGAACTGAGAAAGCGACGAAACAACCATCCCAACATCCCGCAAACCTCCAGGAACCTTCAGGCGGCATTACAAGCTCCGCCTACCGTAGCCCCCCTGCCTCCTCTGGCCCTCTCGGACCTGCAGGTAGGGGGTCGGTGCAAATGCAACGGACACGCTTCCAAGTGTCGACGTGACGACGCGGGGCGGGCCGTGTGCGTGTGCAAGCATCACACGGCCGGCCCGGATTGCGACGTGTGCGAGGACTTCTACTTTGACAGACCCTGGCATCGAGCCACGCCCACCCACCCAAACCCTTGTGTGG CGTGCGAGTGCAACGGCCACTCCAACAAGTGCCGCTTCAGCATGGAGGTGTTCCAGCAGTCCGGACGACGTAGCGGCGGCGTGTGCCTCAAGTGTCGCCACCACACGGCCGGACGCCACTGCCAGTACTGCCACAACGGTTACACCCGGGACCAAAGCAAGCCGCTGCACCACCGCAAAGCCTGCCAAC cttgTCAGTGCCATCCTCTGGGAGCGGTGGGCCACTGGTGTAACAACACGTCGGGTCAGTGCCTTTGCCGACAAGGAGTGACCGGCCTCAGGTGCAACCGCTGCGCCCCTGGATACAAACAGGGCACGTCGCCTCTGCGCCCTTGCGTCC GGATTCAAGAGATTACTCCAACCCCAGTTTTTCAACCTCAATACGCCATCG ATGAGGAGTGTGTGTCCCACTGCCAACCATCTCAGGGAAAAGTCAGGATGAACTTGGACACGTACTGCCTCAAGGACTACG tgctGAAGGTTCAGGTGAGAGGGATGGAGCGTTCGGGTCCCTGGTGGCAGTTTTCCATTTCGGTCCAAGTGGTCTTCCGTACGGGATCCGCCACGCGGATCCGCAGGGGCCCCCAGTCCCTTTGGGTCCCCGACCGGGACCTGACCTGCGGCTGCCCCGCTCTCCACGTGGGCCGGACCTTTTTGCTGATCGGGGCGGACGAAGGCGAGAGGGATCGGGCGCCGGACGAGAGGAGGTTGGTGGCCGACCGCTCCACGTTGGCCCTCCAGTGGCGGGAACACTGGAGCCCCAAGCTGAGGGGCTTTCGCGGGCAGGACAAGAAGGGCCGCTGTGCCGATCGACCCCCCAACCAGGACAGGAATCCGTCAGAA